In one window of Macadamia integrifolia cultivar HAES 741 chromosome 2, SCU_Mint_v3, whole genome shotgun sequence DNA:
- the LOC122071826 gene encoding probable 1-deoxy-D-xylulose-5-phosphate synthase, chloroplastic isoform X2: MMSTASAWCPYGLNAAPEHGALRDLVLPKMEFSRFHYPSKGEVLRPSLYSMSVSTINSSKGWVGSITALPEVGDFFWEKAPTPILDMVDVPIHLKNLSPKELKQLADEIRSELSFMMSKSRKPFKASLAVVELTVAIHHVFYAPMDKILWDDGEQSYAHKILTGRRSLMHTLRQKNGLSGFTSRSESEYDPFGAGHGCNSVSAGLGMAVARDIKGKRDHIVTVITNQTIMAGQIYEAMINAGYLDSNMVVILNDSHHSLHPKLEEGPKTEINALSSTLSKLQSSKSFRKLREAAKGVTKRIGKGMHELAAKVDEYARGMMGPLGSTLFEELGLYYIGPVDGHNMEDLISVLQEVASLDSTGPVLVHVITEEDQGLKDDPISEIAVKHQEGTCRVDPLPSYPKLSGSSLSRTYSDCFAEALVLEAKRDNNVVAIHAGMEMDLSLQLFKARFPDKFFDVGMAEQHAITFSAGLSCGGLKPFCIIPSTFLQRAFDQVVHDVDRQKIPVRFVITSAGLVGSDGPLHCGAFDITFMSCLPNMVVMAPSDQNELAHMVATAAQIDDRPVCFRYPRGATTGLNSSVCNGVALEIGKGRVLCQGKDVALLGYGAMVQNCLKAHSLLTSLGIVVTVADARFCKPLDIKLVRQLSEDHAFLITVEEGSVGGFGSHVAQFIALDGQLDGRVKWRPIILPDNYIEHGTPKEQLALAGLTGHHIAATALSLLGRTRDALLLMR, encoded by the exons ATGATGAGCACGGCTTCTGCTTGGTGTCCATATGGACTAAATGCTGCTCCTGAGCATGGAGCGTTACGGGATTTGGTTCTTCCCAAAATGGAGTTCTCAAGGTTTCACTATCCTTCGAAAGGGGAAGTTCTCAGACCGAGCCTGTACTCAATGTCTGTTTCAACCATTAACTCATctaag GGATGGGTAGGTTCTATTACTGCTTTACCTGAAGTTGGTGATTTCTTCTGGGAGAAGGCCCCAACCCCCATTCTTGATATGGTTGATGTACCAATTCACTTGAAGAACTTGTCTCCTAAG GAACTGAAACAATTAGCTGATGAGATCCGTTCAGAGTTGTCTTTCATGATGTCTAAATCAAGAAAGCCTTTTAAAGCCAGTCTAGCAGTGGTGGAGCTGACAGTCGCAATTCACCATGTTTTTTATGCTCCCATGGACAAAATATTATGGGATGATGGTGAACAG TCTTATGCACATAAGATTCTTACGGGAAGGCGGTCCCTGATGCATACACTGAGACAGAAGAATGGTCTTTCGGGGTTTACATCTCGCTCTGAGAGTGAATATGACCCATTTGGTGCTGGACATGGATGCAATAGTGTCTCTGCTGGACTGG GAATGGCTGTTGCACGAGATATTAAAGGGAAACGGGATCATATAGTGACAGTGATCACCAACCAGACCATTATGGCTGGTCAGATATATGAGGCAATGATCAATGCTGGGTATCTGGATTCTAACATGGTTGTGATCCTAAATGACAGCCATCACTCTTTACACCCAAAGCTAGAGGAGGGCCCCAAGACAGAGATAAATGCTTTGTCTAGTACTCTAAGCAAGCTCCAGTCCAGTAAATCCTTTCGGAAATTGAGAGAAGCTGCTAAG GGTGTTACTAAGAGAATCGGAAAGGGTATGCATGAATTGGCAGCCAAAGTTGATGAATATGCACGTGGTATGATGGGTCCGCTAGGATCAACTCTATTTGAAGAGCTTGGGTTGTATTATATTGGCCCAGTTGATGGCCACAATATGGAAGATTTAATTTCAGTTCTCCAGGAAGTGGCTTCTTTGGATTCAACAGGACCTGTATTGGTTCATGTGATAACAGAGGAAGATCAGGGGCTGAAAGATGACCCAATAAGTGAAATAGCAGTTAAACATCAAGAAG GTACTTGTAGGGTGGATCCATTACCCTCTTATCCAAAGCTGTCAGGCAGTAGTCTGTCTAGGACATACAGTGATTGCTTTGCGGAAGCTTTGGTTCTGGAGGCCAAGAGGGACAACAATGTTGTGGCCATTCATGCAGGGATGGAAATGGATCTATCACTCCAACTATTCAAGGCAAGATTCCCGGACAAATTTTTTGATGTGGGGATGGCTGAGCAACATGCTATCACATTTTCTGCTGGTTTGTCATGTGGGGGATTGAAGCCTTTCTGTATAATTCCCTCCACTTTTTTACAGAGGGCGTTTGATCag GTTGTACATGATGTGGATAGACAAAAAATTCCAGTGCGGTTTGTGATCACAAGTGCCGGACTGGTGGGCTCTGATGGCCCCTTGCACTGTGGAGCATTTGACATAACATTCATGTCGTGCTTGCCAAACATGGTAGTTATGGCACCTTCAGATCAGAATGAGCTTGCTCACATGGTGGCCACTGCTGCTCAGATTGATGACAGGCCTGTTTGCTTCCGTTACCCAAGAGGTGCTACTACTGGACTGAACAGCAGTGTCTGCAATGGGGTAGCCCTTGAG ATTGGGAAAGGGAGAGTTCTTTGCCAGGGTAAAGATGTTGCATTGCTTGGGTATGGTGCGATGGTTCAGAACTGCCTTAAGGCACACTCTCTTCTAACCAGCCTTGGCATTGTTGTGACCGTCGCTGATGCAAGGTTCTGCAAGCCACTTGACATCAAGCTTGTCAGGCAACTTTCTGAGGATCATGCCTTTTTAATCACCGTTGAGGAAGGCTCTGTTGGAGGATTTGGGTCCCATGTTGCCCAATTCATAGCTCTTGATGGACAGCTTGATGGAAGAGTTAAG TGGCGTCCAATTATTTTACCGGATAACTACATAGAACATGGAACTCCAAAGGAACAACTTGCTCTTGCAGGCCTGACTGGCCATCACATCGCTGCCACAGCATTGAGCTTGCTAGGTCGCACACGTGATGCGCTGTTGTTGATGCGCTAG
- the LOC122071826 gene encoding probable 1-deoxy-D-xylulose-5-phosphate synthase, chloroplastic isoform X3 encodes MMSTASAWCPYGLNAAPEHGALRDLVLPKMEFSRFHYPSKGEVLRPSLYSMSVSTINSSKGWVGSITALPEVGDFFWEKAPTPILDMVDVPIHLKNLSPKELKQLADEIRSELSFMMSKSRKPFKASLAVVELTVAIHHVFYAPMDKILWDDGEQQSYAHKILTGRRSLMHTLRQKNGLSGFTSRSESEYDPFGAGHGCNSVSAGLGMAVARDIKGKRDHIVTVITNQTIMAGQIYEAMINAGYLDSNMVVILNDSHHSLHPKLEEGPKTEINALSSTLSKLQSSKSFRKLREAAKGVTKRIGKGMHELAAKVDEYARGTCRVDPLPSYPKLSGSSLSRTYSDCFAEALVLEAKRDNNVVAIHAGMEMDLSLQLFKARFPDKFFDVGMAEQHAITFSAGLSCGGLKPFCIIPSTFLQRAFDQVVHDVDRQKIPVRFVITSAGLVGSDGPLHCGAFDITFMSCLPNMVVMAPSDQNELAHMVATAAQIDDRPVCFRYPRGATTGLNSSVCNGVALEIGKGRVLCQGKDVALLGYGAMVQNCLKAHSLLTSLGIVVTVADARFCKPLDIKLVRQLSEDHAFLITVEEGSVGGFGSHVAQFIALDGQLDGRVKWRPIILPDNYIEHGTPKEQLALAGLTGHHIAATALSLLGRTRDALLLMR; translated from the exons ATGATGAGCACGGCTTCTGCTTGGTGTCCATATGGACTAAATGCTGCTCCTGAGCATGGAGCGTTACGGGATTTGGTTCTTCCCAAAATGGAGTTCTCAAGGTTTCACTATCCTTCGAAAGGGGAAGTTCTCAGACCGAGCCTGTACTCAATGTCTGTTTCAACCATTAACTCATctaag GGATGGGTAGGTTCTATTACTGCTTTACCTGAAGTTGGTGATTTCTTCTGGGAGAAGGCCCCAACCCCCATTCTTGATATGGTTGATGTACCAATTCACTTGAAGAACTTGTCTCCTAAG GAACTGAAACAATTAGCTGATGAGATCCGTTCAGAGTTGTCTTTCATGATGTCTAAATCAAGAAAGCCTTTTAAAGCCAGTCTAGCAGTGGTGGAGCTGACAGTCGCAATTCACCATGTTTTTTATGCTCCCATGGACAAAATATTATGGGATGATGGTGAACAG CAGTCTTATGCACATAAGATTCTTACGGGAAGGCGGTCCCTGATGCATACACTGAGACAGAAGAATGGTCTTTCGGGGTTTACATCTCGCTCTGAGAGTGAATATGACCCATTTGGTGCTGGACATGGATGCAATAGTGTCTCTGCTGGACTGG GAATGGCTGTTGCACGAGATATTAAAGGGAAACGGGATCATATAGTGACAGTGATCACCAACCAGACCATTATGGCTGGTCAGATATATGAGGCAATGATCAATGCTGGGTATCTGGATTCTAACATGGTTGTGATCCTAAATGACAGCCATCACTCTTTACACCCAAAGCTAGAGGAGGGCCCCAAGACAGAGATAAATGCTTTGTCTAGTACTCTAAGCAAGCTCCAGTCCAGTAAATCCTTTCGGAAATTGAGAGAAGCTGCTAAG GGTGTTACTAAGAGAATCGGAAAGGGTATGCATGAATTGGCAGCCAAAGTTGATGAATATGCACGTG GTACTTGTAGGGTGGATCCATTACCCTCTTATCCAAAGCTGTCAGGCAGTAGTCTGTCTAGGACATACAGTGATTGCTTTGCGGAAGCTTTGGTTCTGGAGGCCAAGAGGGACAACAATGTTGTGGCCATTCATGCAGGGATGGAAATGGATCTATCACTCCAACTATTCAAGGCAAGATTCCCGGACAAATTTTTTGATGTGGGGATGGCTGAGCAACATGCTATCACATTTTCTGCTGGTTTGTCATGTGGGGGATTGAAGCCTTTCTGTATAATTCCCTCCACTTTTTTACAGAGGGCGTTTGATCag GTTGTACATGATGTGGATAGACAAAAAATTCCAGTGCGGTTTGTGATCACAAGTGCCGGACTGGTGGGCTCTGATGGCCCCTTGCACTGTGGAGCATTTGACATAACATTCATGTCGTGCTTGCCAAACATGGTAGTTATGGCACCTTCAGATCAGAATGAGCTTGCTCACATGGTGGCCACTGCTGCTCAGATTGATGACAGGCCTGTTTGCTTCCGTTACCCAAGAGGTGCTACTACTGGACTGAACAGCAGTGTCTGCAATGGGGTAGCCCTTGAG ATTGGGAAAGGGAGAGTTCTTTGCCAGGGTAAAGATGTTGCATTGCTTGGGTATGGTGCGATGGTTCAGAACTGCCTTAAGGCACACTCTCTTCTAACCAGCCTTGGCATTGTTGTGACCGTCGCTGATGCAAGGTTCTGCAAGCCACTTGACATCAAGCTTGTCAGGCAACTTTCTGAGGATCATGCCTTTTTAATCACCGTTGAGGAAGGCTCTGTTGGAGGATTTGGGTCCCATGTTGCCCAATTCATAGCTCTTGATGGACAGCTTGATGGAAGAGTTAAG TGGCGTCCAATTATTTTACCGGATAACTACATAGAACATGGAACTCCAAAGGAACAACTTGCTCTTGCAGGCCTGACTGGCCATCACATCGCTGCCACAGCATTGAGCTTGCTAGGTCGCACACGTGATGCGCTGTTGTTGATGCGCTAG
- the LOC122071826 gene encoding probable 1-deoxy-D-xylulose-5-phosphate synthase, chloroplastic isoform X1: MMSTASAWCPYGLNAAPEHGALRDLVLPKMEFSRFHYPSKGEVLRPSLYSMSVSTINSSKGWVGSITALPEVGDFFWEKAPTPILDMVDVPIHLKNLSPKELKQLADEIRSELSFMMSKSRKPFKASLAVVELTVAIHHVFYAPMDKILWDDGEQQSYAHKILTGRRSLMHTLRQKNGLSGFTSRSESEYDPFGAGHGCNSVSAGLGMAVARDIKGKRDHIVTVITNQTIMAGQIYEAMINAGYLDSNMVVILNDSHHSLHPKLEEGPKTEINALSSTLSKLQSSKSFRKLREAAKGVTKRIGKGMHELAAKVDEYARGMMGPLGSTLFEELGLYYIGPVDGHNMEDLISVLQEVASLDSTGPVLVHVITEEDQGLKDDPISEIAVKHQEGTCRVDPLPSYPKLSGSSLSRTYSDCFAEALVLEAKRDNNVVAIHAGMEMDLSLQLFKARFPDKFFDVGMAEQHAITFSAGLSCGGLKPFCIIPSTFLQRAFDQVVHDVDRQKIPVRFVITSAGLVGSDGPLHCGAFDITFMSCLPNMVVMAPSDQNELAHMVATAAQIDDRPVCFRYPRGATTGLNSSVCNGVALEIGKGRVLCQGKDVALLGYGAMVQNCLKAHSLLTSLGIVVTVADARFCKPLDIKLVRQLSEDHAFLITVEEGSVGGFGSHVAQFIALDGQLDGRVKWRPIILPDNYIEHGTPKEQLALAGLTGHHIAATALSLLGRTRDALLLMR, from the exons ATGATGAGCACGGCTTCTGCTTGGTGTCCATATGGACTAAATGCTGCTCCTGAGCATGGAGCGTTACGGGATTTGGTTCTTCCCAAAATGGAGTTCTCAAGGTTTCACTATCCTTCGAAAGGGGAAGTTCTCAGACCGAGCCTGTACTCAATGTCTGTTTCAACCATTAACTCATctaag GGATGGGTAGGTTCTATTACTGCTTTACCTGAAGTTGGTGATTTCTTCTGGGAGAAGGCCCCAACCCCCATTCTTGATATGGTTGATGTACCAATTCACTTGAAGAACTTGTCTCCTAAG GAACTGAAACAATTAGCTGATGAGATCCGTTCAGAGTTGTCTTTCATGATGTCTAAATCAAGAAAGCCTTTTAAAGCCAGTCTAGCAGTGGTGGAGCTGACAGTCGCAATTCACCATGTTTTTTATGCTCCCATGGACAAAATATTATGGGATGATGGTGAACAG CAGTCTTATGCACATAAGATTCTTACGGGAAGGCGGTCCCTGATGCATACACTGAGACAGAAGAATGGTCTTTCGGGGTTTACATCTCGCTCTGAGAGTGAATATGACCCATTTGGTGCTGGACATGGATGCAATAGTGTCTCTGCTGGACTGG GAATGGCTGTTGCACGAGATATTAAAGGGAAACGGGATCATATAGTGACAGTGATCACCAACCAGACCATTATGGCTGGTCAGATATATGAGGCAATGATCAATGCTGGGTATCTGGATTCTAACATGGTTGTGATCCTAAATGACAGCCATCACTCTTTACACCCAAAGCTAGAGGAGGGCCCCAAGACAGAGATAAATGCTTTGTCTAGTACTCTAAGCAAGCTCCAGTCCAGTAAATCCTTTCGGAAATTGAGAGAAGCTGCTAAG GGTGTTACTAAGAGAATCGGAAAGGGTATGCATGAATTGGCAGCCAAAGTTGATGAATATGCACGTGGTATGATGGGTCCGCTAGGATCAACTCTATTTGAAGAGCTTGGGTTGTATTATATTGGCCCAGTTGATGGCCACAATATGGAAGATTTAATTTCAGTTCTCCAGGAAGTGGCTTCTTTGGATTCAACAGGACCTGTATTGGTTCATGTGATAACAGAGGAAGATCAGGGGCTGAAAGATGACCCAATAAGTGAAATAGCAGTTAAACATCAAGAAG GTACTTGTAGGGTGGATCCATTACCCTCTTATCCAAAGCTGTCAGGCAGTAGTCTGTCTAGGACATACAGTGATTGCTTTGCGGAAGCTTTGGTTCTGGAGGCCAAGAGGGACAACAATGTTGTGGCCATTCATGCAGGGATGGAAATGGATCTATCACTCCAACTATTCAAGGCAAGATTCCCGGACAAATTTTTTGATGTGGGGATGGCTGAGCAACATGCTATCACATTTTCTGCTGGTTTGTCATGTGGGGGATTGAAGCCTTTCTGTATAATTCCCTCCACTTTTTTACAGAGGGCGTTTGATCag GTTGTACATGATGTGGATAGACAAAAAATTCCAGTGCGGTTTGTGATCACAAGTGCCGGACTGGTGGGCTCTGATGGCCCCTTGCACTGTGGAGCATTTGACATAACATTCATGTCGTGCTTGCCAAACATGGTAGTTATGGCACCTTCAGATCAGAATGAGCTTGCTCACATGGTGGCCACTGCTGCTCAGATTGATGACAGGCCTGTTTGCTTCCGTTACCCAAGAGGTGCTACTACTGGACTGAACAGCAGTGTCTGCAATGGGGTAGCCCTTGAG ATTGGGAAAGGGAGAGTTCTTTGCCAGGGTAAAGATGTTGCATTGCTTGGGTATGGTGCGATGGTTCAGAACTGCCTTAAGGCACACTCTCTTCTAACCAGCCTTGGCATTGTTGTGACCGTCGCTGATGCAAGGTTCTGCAAGCCACTTGACATCAAGCTTGTCAGGCAACTTTCTGAGGATCATGCCTTTTTAATCACCGTTGAGGAAGGCTCTGTTGGAGGATTTGGGTCCCATGTTGCCCAATTCATAGCTCTTGATGGACAGCTTGATGGAAGAGTTAAG TGGCGTCCAATTATTTTACCGGATAACTACATAGAACATGGAACTCCAAAGGAACAACTTGCTCTTGCAGGCCTGACTGGCCATCACATCGCTGCCACAGCATTGAGCTTGCTAGGTCGCACACGTGATGCGCTGTTGTTGATGCGCTAG